From a region of the Rhipicephalus microplus isolate Deutch F79 chromosome X, USDA_Rmic, whole genome shotgun sequence genome:
- the brn gene encoding beta-1,3-galactosyltransferase brn, whose product MRLCQHAPLSFLRAPIFHVGAAAACGMTLTWDACVRCSVLACFVFGGVFVLGYRVGLVSASILAVSTFVKPVRKQLAYLILNCGDVKTVPVTAGPISECMTPMIRRARLFRALQSPKLKWLIIASAIVLLVQITGLYTMCWETPYSQFTYPLEVDVPELLRALEDGRAPAVRPINSYESYRFKIRNDRKCADVNGTVRLLLLVKSALHHRAQRDAIRRSWGFESRFSDVVIRRIFMLGAGKPETQDEVDAEYARHRDIIQADFIDAYFNNTIKTMMGLRWAFEHCRKAEFVLCVDDDYYVSVKNLLKFIRNPWGLSTVDSEEENTPASFIGDGRLWAGYVFARSRPMRHRWSKWYLSLDEYPFSRFPPYVTAGAFVLSQPALVDLYQVAQYTRPFRFDDIFLAIVARKAGLQPLHSDAFRFWGRPESPQDFEGLVAAHGFSDPELLVRVWEQQKSRGQA is encoded by the coding sequence ATGAGACTTTGCCAGCATGCGCCCCTATCCTTCCTCCGTGCCCCTATCTTTCACGTAGGTGCGGCCGCGGCATGCGGCATGACGCTTACATGGGATGCGTGTGTGCGTTGCTCAGTTCTGGCGTGTTTTGTGTTCGGAGGTGTCTTTGTGTTGGGTTACCGCGTTGGCCTTGTAAGCGCTTCAATTTTAGCGGTTTCTACGTTTGTGAAGCCCGTGCGGAAACAACTTGCATATTTGATACTCAACTGCGGCGATGTCAAGACGGTGCCGGTGACTGCGGGACCCATTAGTGAGTGTATGACGCCCATGATCCGACGTGCTAGGTTGTTTCGGGCTTTGCAGTCGCCTAAACTTAAATGGCTCATCATCGCGTCTGCAATCGTATTACTCGTCCAAATTACTGGACTGTACACAATGTGTTGGGAAACCCCCTACTCGCAGTTCACGTACCCACTTGAAGTGGATGTTCCCGAACTCTTGCGTGCTCTCGAGGATGGTCGCGCGCCTGCTGTCCGGCCTATCAACTCCTACGAAAGCTACCGCTTCAAAATTCGCAACGACCGCAAGTGTGCGGACGTCAACGGCACTGTGCGACTGCTTTTACTTGTCAAGTCTGCGCTGCACCACAGAGCACAGCGGGATGCCATCCGTCGGAGTTGGGGTTTCGAGTCCCGTTTTTCAGACGTCGTCATACGGCGCATTTTCATGCTTGGTGCTGGCAAGCCGGAGACACAAGACGAAGTTGACGCCGAGTATGCGCGTCATAGAGACATCATTCAGGCAGATTTCATTGATGCCTATTTCAACAACACTATCAAAACTATGATGGGGCTCCGGTGGGCATTTGAACACTGTCGGAAAGCTGAATTCGTGTTGTGTGTAGACGATGACTACTACGTTTCCGTGAAAAATCTGCTCAAATTTATCAGAAATCCGTGGGGCTTGTCGACCGTAGACTCTGAAGAAGAGAACACACCTGCATCATTTATTGGAGATGGTCGTCTTTGGGCAGGCTATGTGTTCGCCCGATCCCGACCTATGCGGCATCGTTGGAGCAAATGGTATTTATCGTTGGATGAGTACCCTTTTTCGCGATTTCCACCTTACGTGACAGCGGGCGCATTTGTGCTGTCCCAGCCAGCTCTGGTAGATTTGTACCAAGTGGCCCAGTATACGCGCCCATTCCGTTTTGACGACATATTCCTAGCAATTGTGGCACGGAAAGCCGGCCTACAGCCGTTGCATAGCGACGCATTCCGTTTCTGGGGCAGGCCCGAGTCCCCACAAGACTTTGAAGGCTTGGTGGCTGCTCATGGCTTCAGTGATCCTGAATTATTGGTGCGTGTTTGGGAACAGCAGAAGAGTCGTGGCCAGGCATGA
- the LOC119187558 gene encoding retinoic acid receptor RXR-alpha-A isoform X4, with product MYKKERPKLSVTALLYGSAGPAASWPTRPLQPPDVSPPGIRTAPGLNGGTSNGVSSSLPPQPSFLLSGYGAPSASRSPLDGRQLNNGPPAAPQQAATRYPPNHPLSGSKHLCSICGDRASGKHYGVYSCEGCKGFFKRTVRKDLTYACREERNCVIDKRQRNRCQYCRYQKCLSCGMKREAVQEERQRTKDRADSEVESTSGGAPPEMPLERILEAELRVEPHTGTLSENAQQQDPVSSICQAADRQLHQLVQWAKHIPHFEELPIEDRMVLLKAGWNELLIAAFSHRSIDVRDGIVLATGLVVQRHSAHSAGVGAIFDRVLTELVAKMREMKMDRTELGCLRAVVLFNPGLRLKTLPPVELLSIRPTYLHDLPGI from the exons ATGTACAAGAAGGAGCGGCCGAAGCTTTCCGTAACTGCTCTGTTGTACGGCTCTGCGGGGCCTGCGGCCTCGTGGCCGACGCGACCGCTGCAACCGCCTGATGTTTCTCCCCCGGGCATTCGCACAGCGCCGGGCTTGAACGGCGGGACCTCCAACGGAGTCTCGAGCAGCCTTCCGCCGCAGCCGTCTTTCCTGCTGAGCGGCTACGGCGCACCCTCGGCCAGTCGATCCCCGTTGGACGGTCGTCAGCTGAACAACGGACCACCGGCCGCTCCGCAGCAAGCAGCCACGCGTTATCCTCCCAACCACCCGCTGAGTGGCTCCAAGCATCTCTGCTCCATTTGCGGAGATCGGGCTTCGGGAAAGCACTATGGCGTGTACAG CTGCGAGGGGTGCAAGGGCTTTTTCAAGCGCACGGTGCGGAAAGACCTGACATATGCCTGCCGAGAGGAGCGCAACTGCGTCATCGACAAGCGGCAGCGCAACCGATGTCAGTACTGTCGCTACCAGAAGTGCCTCTCCTGCGGCATGAAGCGGGAGGCTGTGCAAGAGGAACGACAGCGCACAAAGGACCGTGCCGACAGTGAAGTGGAGAGCACAAGTGGTGGCGCACCCCCAGAGATGCCCTTGGAACGCATACTGGAGGCAGAGTTGAGAGTTGAGCCGCACACCGGCACCCTCTCCGAGAACGCCCAACAGCAAGATCCTGTTAGCAGCATCTGCCAAGCAGCTGACCGACAGCTGCATCAGTTGGTCCAGTGGGCCAAGCACATTCCACATTTCGAGGAGCTTCCCATCGAGGACCGCATGGTGCTGCTTAAGGCTGGTTGGAATGAGCTACTTATTGCTGCTTTTTCACACCGCTCCATAGATGTGCGTGATGGCATTGTGCTCGCAACAGGCCTCGTGGTGCAGCGGCATAGTGCTCACAGCGCTGGCGTTGGAGCTATCTTCGACCGGGTTCTTACTGAATTGGTAGCAAAAATGCGCGAGATGAAGATGGACCGCACCGAGCTTGGCTGTCTGCGTGCAGTGGTCCTCTTCAATCCTG
- the LOC119187558 gene encoding retinoic acid receptor RXR-alpha-A isoform X3: MYKKERPKLSVTALLYGSAGPAASWPTRPLQPPDVSPPGIRTAPGLNGGTSNGVSSSLPPQPSFLLSGYGAPSASRSPLDGRQLNNGPPAAPQQAATRYPPNHPLSGSKHLCSICGDRASGKHYGVYSCEGCKGFFKRTVRKDLTYACREERNCVIDKRQRNRCQYCRYQKCLSCGMKREAVQEERQRTKDRADSEVESTSGGAPPEMPLERILEAELRVEPHTGTLSENAQQQDPVSSICQAADRQLHQLVQWAKHIPHFEELPIEDRMVLLKAGWNELLIAAFSHRSIDVRDGIVLATGLVVQRHSAHSAGVGAIFDRVLTELVAKMREMKMDRTELGCLRAVVLFNPGLRPGTLPPVELLSIRPTYLHDLPGI, from the exons ATGTACAAGAAGGAGCGGCCGAAGCTTTCCGTAACTGCTCTGTTGTACGGCTCTGCGGGGCCTGCGGCCTCGTGGCCGACGCGACCGCTGCAACCGCCTGATGTTTCTCCCCCGGGCATTCGCACAGCGCCGGGCTTGAACGGCGGGACCTCCAACGGAGTCTCGAGCAGCCTTCCGCCGCAGCCGTCTTTCCTGCTGAGCGGCTACGGCGCACCCTCGGCCAGTCGATCCCCGTTGGACGGTCGTCAGCTGAACAACGGACCACCGGCCGCTCCGCAGCAAGCAGCCACGCGTTATCCTCCCAACCACCCGCTGAGTGGCTCCAAGCATCTCTGCTCCATTTGCGGAGATCGGGCTTCGGGAAAGCACTATGGCGTGTACAG CTGCGAGGGGTGCAAGGGCTTTTTCAAGCGCACGGTGCGGAAAGACCTGACATATGCCTGCCGAGAGGAGCGCAACTGCGTCATCGACAAGCGGCAGCGCAACCGATGTCAGTACTGTCGCTACCAGAAGTGCCTCTCCTGCGGCATGAAGCGGGAGGCTGTGCAAGAGGAACGACAGCGCACAAAGGACCGTGCCGACAGTGAAGTGGAGAGCACAAGTGGTGGCGCACCCCCAGAGATGCCCTTGGAACGCATACTGGAGGCAGAGTTGAGAGTTGAGCCGCACACCGGCACCCTCTCCGAGAACGCCCAACAGCAAGATCCTGTTAGCAGCATCTGCCAAGCAGCTGACCGACAGCTGCATCAGTTGGTCCAGTGGGCCAAGCACATTCCACATTTCGAGGAGCTTCCCATCGAGGACCGCATGGTGCTGCTTAAGGCTGGTTGGAATGAGCTACTTATTGCTGCTTTTTCACACCGCTCCATAGATGTGCGTGATGGCATTGTGCTCGCAACAGGCCTCGTGGTGCAGCGGCATAGTGCTCACAGCGCTGGCGTTGGAGCTATCTTCGACCGGGTTCTTACTGAATTGGTAGCAAAAATGCGCGAGATGAAGATGGACCGCACCGAGCTTGGCTGTCTGCGTGCAGTGGTCCTCTTCAATCCTG